In Caloramator sp. E03, the sequence GAAGTAGTTATAGATGATGACTTAGGAAAGATAGGTTTTATAGGAACAAACCTTGGAAAACTTAATGTTAATATATCGAACATTGAAATAAATAAGAAAGATGAGCATATTATAATTGAGCTTAATTTAAAATCTCCCAAAAATATATCAAACGAAAGAATAATTAAAGCATTTTCTGATATACCAGGAATAAAAAGGGTTAGTTTATTATAAAAATAAAGGCAGCCATTTAGGCTGCCACATTTTGTATCCAAAACAGAATTATTTTACTTTAATTTTTAAATTTATCCTTTGAATCAATGAGCCTCTGCTTAACGTTATGCTATCTATTATATATCCATCCTTATTTGCCATTTCCCTTAAAGCATCTATATTAACTCCAGAAGGAGGATTATCTACTTTACCAAAATCCTCTGGCCCAAAAACTTTCTTTTCATTAGCCTTCAAATTAAACTTATAATTCAAATAAGAAAGCACACTATCCTTATTTGTAGTTATATAAGTTTTAACGCCTATACCGGATTTTAATGAGCTTAAATCAAGGGTATAGAAGTTTTCGGTATTAGATTTTTGAGCTTTTAATATAGTCCCATCGCTTAAAACAGCACCAGCTTCTGTAATATTTATTGGATCAACAATAAAACTGCTTGTTACAACATAGCTATCATAAGGCACTTTAGCCCCAGCCCTTTTTACAAGAACAGAAATCTTGTATATTCCTTCTTCATTTACTGGAAAAGAAACTGTAAAAGAAGACGTTCCTTTAGGAGTGCTTTTAACATTGTAATATCCATATTTCTTCATATTTGGATACAATTCAACCTGAGTCTTTTTAGCAAAATTCCAAAGAATAACCCTATACTGAACCTTTCCACTATAATTTGACGCTTTAACTTGAAATGTAACCTTATCACCTTTTTTATATTCAGCCTTAGGCTGCGAAACAAAAATAAGTTTTGGCTTTACAACTGTTTTAGTTTTAGCATTTGCATTTATAAATCCTAAAAAAGTAAAAACACTAAATAATGCAGCTACAATGCATACTAAAGTTTTATATCTTTTTCTCATAACTGTAACTCCTTTCTAAATTTGATACAAAATACATTTTAACACATAAGTAACATAAAATCAAATAAATATAAAAATATGGAAATAAATCATGCAAATTATATATTTTAAATCAAAATAACTAAGTGCTCTAATCTTATAATATAATTGTACGATATATATTAAAGTGAAGCATAAAAACAAAGGGGAAATATAAAATTTTTAAGAAGATAATATATTTCTCTTAGTAACATTTTTAATAATAAAAATCTTAGAACTAAGTATAATATTACTTAGGAGGATAAAAAATGTTAAAATGGATATTAGGTATTATATTTGTATCATTTATTTACTTACTCATATTTTCCCTCTGTAAAGCAGCCTCAAAAGATGATAGATATAAATAAAACCCCGCATATTGCGGGGAATTTTATTCAACAACCTTTATATAATTAACTTCAGGATCCTCAGTTCCTTGAACATAAAGCCCTGTATCCTTTAGTGCCTGAACATAATCAATAATCTCCTTAGTTATAACTTCTCCAGGGCAAAGAACCGGGATTCCAGGAGGATAGGACATTAAAAATTCACAGGATACAAGCCCTGCACTCTCATTAATAGGAACTGACCTCTTATTTGCATAATAAGCCTCCCTTGGAGATAACTTTCTCTCTGGTATAGAAGGTATATCAAGTACTTCTCCCTTAACAGGCCTTTTCCCATAAAACCTTTTGCTAATATCCCAAAGAGCTTCAATCAACTTATCATTTTTCTCCTTTGTATCTCCAAAGGATCCTACTGCAAGGGCATTATATAAATCAGATAATTCAAGCTGTATATGATACTCATCAGCAAGCATACTGTCAAGCTCATAACCTGTTAATCCAAGGCCCTTTGCAGTTATTGTAATCTTTGTAGGATCAAGAGCATAAACTCCCTTTTGCCCTAAAATTTCTTTTCCAAAACAATAAAGTCCTGGTATCTTGTTTATTTCATTTCTTGTATATTCAGCAAGATCAATAGCATAGTCTAAAAGCTCTTTTCCCTTAGTTGCAATTTGCATCCTTGCAACATCAAGTGAAGCCATTAAAGGATATAATGGGCTTGTAGTTTGAAGAAGGCTCATCATAGACTGAACTCTATTTATATCAACCCTTCCGCCTCTAACCTGCAAAAAAGAACTTTGAGTCATAGAACCTATTATCTTGTGGGTGCTTTGGGAACACATATCAGCTCCAGCATCCATTGCAGATATTGGAAGCCTGTCGTTAAACCCAAGATGCGGGCCATGTGCCTCATCAACTATTAAAGGAATATCATAGCTGTGGACGATTTCAGCAATCTTTTTAATATCAGTTGCAACTCCATAGTAAGTTGGATTAATAACAAGTACAGCTTTGGCATCTGGATGCATCTTTAACGTTTCTTCAACAGTTTCAGGAGTAACACCGTGAGCTATGCCAAGGTTTTTATCTATTTCTGGCTGCATGAAAATAGGATTAGCACCGCTTAAAATGATGCCTGCTGTAACAGATTTGTGAACATTTCTTGGAACTATTATCTTATCTCCATCCTTAACAACACTCATTATCATAGCCTGAATAGCACCAGAAGTTCCGTGTACTGATATAAATGCCATATCAGAGCCATAGCAATCGGCAGCAAGCTCCATAGCTTTTTTTATAGATGTTGTTGGATGGTGAAGGCTATCCACAAGCTTAAATACTGTAACATCAATGGATAATATATTTTTACCTACAAAATCTTTAAATTTACTGTCCATTCCATCTCCTTTTTTATGGCCAGGTACATGGAAGGGTATTGTGTTCCTGTTAACATACTCCATTAAGGAGTCAAAAATTGGCGTTTGTGTCTGATCAAGTTTGTAATTTCTCAATGTAATATGCACCCTCTTTCTTTTCTTAATAAACCTTGTATAATCAAGGCTTTAACATGTCTTAAAGCCTATTTAATTATAAGATAACACTTCTTTAAATTCAATTATTTATTTTAAAAAAAAGATAAATTTTTATAAATAATTTTCCTCCTGTAAAAAATAATATGCAGTCTTTTAATAATTGCTACAAATTAGTTTAAAAATAATGTTTAAAAAAATAAAAAATAGGAAAAACTTCTAAAGAAAAAACTTTAAGGAGGTTACAAGATGGGAAATACTCTTCATGCAGATAAAAGATTTCACATTACAAAAGGTGATAATAAAAGGCTTAGAAAATCAGGGAAAATCCCTGCAATATTATATGGGCTTAAAGAAAGCAGCATGCTCGTTGAGTTTGCAGAGCTTGATGTTTACGATGTAATAAAAAGGGTAGGGGAACATGGAGTAATTGACATTGAGCTTGACGGGAAAAATGAAAAGTCATTAATAAAAGAAGTACAAAGGGACCCTGTAACAAAGAAAATAATACATATAGACCTTCAAAGGGTTAAAGAAAACGAAAAGATTAAAACTAAAGTTCCAGTTATAGTAAAGGGAGAGGATACATTAAAAAACTATGATGCAATAGCCCAGATTGAAAAGGATGAAATTGAAATAGAATGCATTCCAAGTAAAATACCAAATTGTATAGCAGTTGACGTATCCTATAGGCATCCAAACGAAAGAATAAGAATAAAAGATATTGAAATTGCAAATGAAATATCAGTACTCGATGATTTAAATTCAGTAATAGTTTCAGTAAAACATATAAAAGACCATACAAGCCAGACAGAGACACCCCAGGTTATAGAGGTTGTATATCAAGAGGATATAACCCCATAGCCTGGGGTTTTTACTATAATATCAAAAAAATACAAAAATTATTATTTAATATTTGAAAAAATTAATATCTCATCTTTGACAGTTGCGAGAAGCAAAAAGCCTGTAGAACCATTGAATATCAAGGGCTCTCAGGCTTTTATACTTTTCAAAAAAGTGAACAATGTTTTTTATTTTTTCGTGTCTTTAAAAATTTTCTTCATTTGTTTCATATTAATTATTTGATAATCCGTTCTAAAGCCAAATTTGTCATGTAAATCATCTGTAAAATCAGTCCTTGTATATATTGGAATATAACCCTCATTCTTAATCTCATAAAAATTCATTTCTCTAAGTCCTGATATAATATCGCTACACGTATATTTTTCTGAAAGCTTTTTTTCTAATAGCCTATATATCATCAGGGAAATGAAACAAGTTGTAAAATGCGCTTTTATTCTATCATCTCTTCTTAAATATACTGGTCTTGCCTTAAACTCTGATTTCATAATACGGAAGGACTCTTCTATTTCCCAACGCCTTCTATTAATTTTTATAATTGCGGCAGCATCATCACTTATATTTGTACATACTGCGTAAAAACCATCATACATTGCCTCTTGTGCTATTAAATCAGCATTAATGCTGTATAATTCTTTTTCAGCTACTTCACCGTCAGGTGTGTAGTGAGTCTTTGAAATAAAGCGTTTGTAATCATTAGCATTACATTTCTTCAATTTTGTAGGATTGGTATCAATAACCTCTTGAGCTCTCTCTATTTGGTTACCTCTTATAGTTCTTTGATAGTTTCTATATTTCAAGGAAAATGTTACAATAAGTTTTTGTTCAAGCCCGTCTTCTTTTATCCAGCGTTCCTTATAAAAAATTTTATTAATATCTGCTTCTTCGTTAATTTCGTTTAAATTATATACTTTGTCTGAATCGCTAAGATGCCATCCTTTGGGGGCTAACGCCCATTCTTTTAAATGTGATTTTAATTTTTTAATAGATTGTGTAGTAATAAAAGCTCGATTTTGTATATTATTAAATTTTCTGTTTGCTGTAGATGCAAGCCCTGCATCTGTACAAATGATAAATTTTGAAAGCCCAAATTCGGATATAATTTTTTGCTCTAAAGGTTTTAAAGTTACTTGTTCATTAGTATTACCTTTGTTTATACAAAATGCAAGGGGGATGCCGTCTCCATCCATGAAAAGTCCCATTTGAACAATTGGATTGGGTCTATGTTCCTTCGATACTCCATACTGTTTTAATCCTTCTTCCTGTTCAATTTCAAAGAAATAGTTGGTGCAGTCATAATAGAGAACTCCTTTATTACGATTGCAAACTTTAAGACTGTTCTTATATAATTCTGACTGAATAAAATCTGTTTCTTCTGAAATTACTTCTAAAGCTCTATAAATATGCTGAAGCTCAAAATCAGGCTGCTCAATAAATTTTTTTGATAGTTCGTATGTAGCAAGCTTAGATGATGGATAAATAATTCTTGCATAAATTAATCTTGATAGTATTGAATTTAGATTAAAATTAAATTTATGTTTATCCGAAATATTTTTACAGATATTTTGCAGCCCAAGCTCGTTATATATTTTTTGTAAAAACAAGTAACTACCATTAAAAGTATGCTGTTCGTCTTTGTTAATTTGTTTAACAGGCGAGTATTTTACTAATATTTCTCTTTTCTCTTCTTTTTCTTTTCTATTTAACTCTTCAACGTACCTCTTCCCCCATTCTATAGGGTCTTGTCCGTTTAGTTTTTTTAAAAGTTCATCATAAGTGCCAAGCTTCTCAACTACTTTTGAAGTACGATTGCCTTTTTCATAAACAGATTTAACTACGTATAAGGATGCTGCATTTTTTGATTTAACAATTTGTAATCTCATTTTTTCACATCTCTTCATATATTTATATCTATATTATAACACATTGTTACACATTGTGCACTATAAAAATTTAAAATTTGACAAAAAAATAAGCCTATATCAAGGCTTTAAGGCACTTTTTTTGTCTTGCAACTGTCAAAGACCCGAATTATTATTTAATATTTGAAAAAATTAATATTATGTAATAAAATAGATTATAAGTGCTAAATTTTTCATATATTTATACTTTAATACTATTATATAAAAATTATAGCATTATTACTAATTATGCATAATATGAGGAGGAATTGTTAATGGATGAAGAAATGAGCATTGATTTAAGGGAACTATTAGAAATAATTAAAAAAAGGAAATCAATAATAATATTAATAACTTCATTGTTAATTATAATAACAGGAATTGTAAGTTTTTTTATATTGCCTCCAACTTATGAGGCAAGTGTTAGTGTACTTATTGGGAAGGTTCCAGACGGGACAAACTATCAAGTACAATATAACGATGTAATGATGTACCAAAAGCTTTTAAAAACCTACAGCGAAATTGCAAAATCAAGGCTTGTTGCCGAAAAAACTATAAGAGAATTAAATAAAGATATAGACTATGAAGATTTTCAAAAAACTATTACAGTAACTCCACAGGTTGATACCCAGATAATGATGCTAAAAGCAAGAAGTAAAGATCCAAGAGATGCTATGGAAACTGTAAATTTATTATCCCAAAATTTTATTGAAGAGGCTATGAGGCTTTATCCTACAGGAAATGTTCAGATAATAGACAATGCAACGATTCCAGACAAACCAATAAAGCCAAAAAAGAAGCTTAATATTGCAATAGCATTTGTTCTTGGAATAATGATATCCCTTGGAATTATATTTTTACTTGAATACATGGATAATACACTAAAAACAGAAGAAGATATAGAAAAATATCTTAACATACCAGTTATTGGAACAATACCAAAACATGAATAGGAGGATAACATGTCTGATATAATACTTCAAAAGGATCCAAAATCCCCGGTTTCTGAGGCATATAGAACTTTAAGGACAAATATTCAATTTGCTTCCTTTGATAAGGATATTAAAACTATAATAATTACAAGTTCTGGGCCAGGGGAAGGTAAAAGTACTACAGCCTCAAACTTTGCTTATTCATTGGCAGAAATAGGGAAAAAAGTATTACTTGTAGATTGTGACCTTAGAAGGCCAATGATACATAAAAAGTTTAAAATATCAAATCAAGAAGGGCTAAGTAACCTCCTTCTTGGAGATGAGTATATATATTTTAATTTCACTAAAATACTGGACAACCTATATGTAATTCCCTCTGGTACAATTCCACCAAATCCTGCAGAGATGCTCTCATCAAGTAAAATGAAAATCTTTTTAGAAAGGGTAAGGGAGCAGTTTGACTATGTAATACTTGATACTCCTCCGGTTATTACAGTAACTGATGCACAGATTCTTTCAACTATGGCTGATGGGGTTATACTTGTTGTATCTTCTGGGGAGGCAGATAGGGACGCTGCAATAAAGGCAAAAGAGCTTTTATTAAATGTTAATGCAAAAATACTTGGAGTAGTATTAAACAAAATAGATATAAAATCAAGAAGTGGATATGGATATAGGTATTACTATTATTATGGAAAAGGTGAAGAAAGGAAAAAGAAAAAATGATAGACGTTCACTGCCATATTATACCTAATATAGATGATGGTTCTGATTCTATAGAAACCTCATTAGAG encodes:
- a CDS encoding aminotransferase class I/II-fold pyridoxal phosphate-dependent enzyme, with translation MEYVNRNTIPFHVPGHKKGDGMDSKFKDFVGKNILSIDVTVFKLVDSLHHPTTSIKKAMELAADCYGSDMAFISVHGTSGAIQAMIMSVVKDGDKIIVPRNVHKSVTAGIILSGANPIFMQPEIDKNLGIAHGVTPETVEETLKMHPDAKAVLVINPTYYGVATDIKKIAEIVHSYDIPLIVDEAHGPHLGFNDRLPISAMDAGADMCSQSTHKIIGSMTQSSFLQVRGGRVDINRVQSMMSLLQTTSPLYPLMASLDVARMQIATKGKELLDYAIDLAEYTRNEINKIPGLYCFGKEILGQKGVYALDPTKITITAKGLGLTGYELDSMLADEYHIQLELSDLYNALAVGSFGDTKEKNDKLIEALWDISKRFYGKRPVKGEVLDIPSIPERKLSPREAYYANKRSVPINESAGLVSCEFLMSYPPGIPVLCPGEVITKEIIDYVQALKDTGLYVQGTEDPEVNYIKVVE
- a CDS encoding 50S ribosomal protein L25, whose translation is MGNTLHADKRFHITKGDNKRLRKSGKIPAILYGLKESSMLVEFAELDVYDVIKRVGEHGVIDIELDGKNEKSLIKEVQRDPVTKKIIHIDLQRVKENEKIKTKVPVIVKGEDTLKNYDAIAQIEKDEIEIECIPSKIPNCIAVDVSYRHPNERIRIKDIEIANEISVLDDLNSVIVSVKHIKDHTSQTETPQVIEVVYQEDITP
- a CDS encoding IS1634 family transposase, translating into MRLQIVKSKNAASLYVVKSVYEKGNRTSKVVEKLGTYDELLKKLNGQDPIEWGKRYVEELNRKEKEEKREILVKYSPVKQINKDEQHTFNGSYLFLQKIYNELGLQNICKNISDKHKFNFNLNSILSRLIYARIIYPSSKLATYELSKKFIEQPDFELQHIYRALEVISEETDFIQSELYKNSLKVCNRNKGVLYYDCTNYFFEIEQEEGLKQYGVSKEHRPNPIVQMGLFMDGDGIPLAFCINKGNTNEQVTLKPLEQKIISEFGLSKFIICTDAGLASTANRKFNNIQNRAFITTQSIKKLKSHLKEWALAPKGWHLSDSDKVYNLNEINEEADINKIFYKERWIKEDGLEQKLIVTFSLKYRNYQRTIRGNQIERAQEVIDTNPTKLKKCNANDYKRFISKTHYTPDGEVAEKELYSINADLIAQEAMYDGFYAVCTNISDDAAAIIKINRRRWEIEESFRIMKSEFKARPVYLRRDDRIKAHFTTCFISLMIYRLLEKKLSEKYTCSDIISGLREMNFYEIKNEGYIPIYTRTDFTDDLHDKFGFRTDYQIINMKQMKKIFKDTKK
- a CDS encoding YveK family protein, producing the protein MDEEMSIDLRELLEIIKKRKSIIILITSLLIIITGIVSFFILPPTYEASVSVLIGKVPDGTNYQVQYNDVMMYQKLLKTYSEIAKSRLVAEKTIRELNKDIDYEDFQKTITVTPQVDTQIMMLKARSKDPRDAMETVNLLSQNFIEEAMRLYPTGNVQIIDNATIPDKPIKPKKKLNIAIAFVLGIMISLGIIFLLEYMDNTLKTEEDIEKYLNIPVIGTIPKHE
- a CDS encoding CpsD/CapB family tyrosine-protein kinase, giving the protein MSDIILQKDPKSPVSEAYRTLRTNIQFASFDKDIKTIIITSSGPGEGKSTTASNFAYSLAEIGKKVLLVDCDLRRPMIHKKFKISNQEGLSNLLLGDEYIYFNFTKILDNLYVIPSGTIPPNPAEMLSSSKMKIFLERVREQFDYVILDTPPVITVTDAQILSTMADGVILVVSSGEADRDAAIKAKELLLNVNAKILGVVLNKIDIKSRSGYGYRYYYYYGKGEERKKKK